One segment of Magnetococcus sp. PR-3 DNA contains the following:
- the leuB gene encoding 3-isopropylmalate dehydrogenase has protein sequence MAKKVLVLPGDGIGQEITAEAVKVLNWAISNGADLTLEEGLIGGTAYDATGTPLPEETITKAKAANAVLLGAVGGTKWEPLDISVRPEKGLLGIRKALDLYCNLRPAAVYPQLADASTLKKEVVAGIDIMVVRELSAGIYFGSPRGVEDLGDGRKKGYNTLVYTTDEIERIARKAFEAARKRGKKVCSVDKANVLESTELWRDVVTELHQKEYSDIELSHMYVDNAAMQLIRNPRQFDVIVTTNMFGDILSDAASMLTGSIGMLPSASLGDQFALYEPIHGSAPDIAGKGVANPLATILSVSMMLRYSLDLVDLADKIDAAVTTVLDQGLRTGDIMQEGMKQMNTAQMGDAVIAALNA, from the coding sequence ATGGCTAAGAAGGTTCTGGTTCTCCCCGGTGATGGTATTGGTCAGGAGATCACTGCAGAGGCAGTGAAAGTATTGAATTGGGCCATCAGCAATGGTGCAGATCTTACCCTGGAAGAGGGGCTGATTGGTGGTACCGCCTATGATGCGACCGGTACCCCCTTGCCTGAAGAGACCATTACCAAAGCCAAGGCCGCCAATGCTGTACTACTGGGCGCTGTCGGGGGGACCAAATGGGAGCCCCTGGATATCAGTGTTCGGCCTGAAAAAGGTTTGCTGGGTATCCGTAAAGCATTGGATCTCTACTGCAACCTGCGTCCTGCGGCGGTTTATCCTCAGTTAGCAGATGCTTCCACCCTTAAAAAAGAGGTGGTTGCTGGTATTGATATCATGGTGGTGCGTGAGCTTTCTGCTGGTATCTACTTTGGTTCTCCTCGTGGTGTGGAAGATCTGGGTGATGGCCGTAAAAAGGGCTATAACACGCTGGTTTACACAACCGATGAGATTGAACGTATTGCCCGTAAAGCTTTTGAAGCTGCTCGTAAACGCGGTAAAAAAGTGTGCAGTGTGGATAAAGCCAATGTTCTGGAGTCCACCGAGCTGTGGCGTGATGTGGTCACCGAACTGCATCAAAAAGAGTACAGCGATATCGAGCTAAGCCACATGTATGTCGATAATGCGGCAATGCAGTTGATCCGCAATCCACGTCAGTTTGATGTGATTGTGACAACCAACATGTTCGGCGATATTCTGTCAGATGCAGCTTCGATGTTGACGGGCTCTATCGGGATGTTGCCTTCTGCCAGCTTAGGTGATCAGTTTGCACTCTATGAGCCTATTCATGGCTCAGCACCTGATATTGCAGGTAAAGGTGTGGCTAACCCACTGGCAACGATTTTGTCGGTGAGTATGATGTTGCGTTACTCGTTAGATCTGGTTGATTTGGCGGATAAAATTGATGCGGCTGTGACGACGGTT
- the leuD gene encoding 3-isopropylmalate dehydratase small subunit, with amino-acid sequence MEAFTKLTAIAAPLDRANVDTDAIIPKQFLKSIKRSGFGPNLFDEWRYLDQGQPGKSNEGRPLNKAFVLNLPRYAGTRILLARDNFGCGSSREHAPWALQDFGFRVVIAPSFADIFFNNCFKNGILPIVQDAEVVESLFKEVEAEEGYQLTVDLETQTISTPKGRDISFDVDPFRKHCLLNGLDDIGLTLQHVSDIEAYESKRKAEAPWSFLG; translated from the coding sequence ATGGAAGCCTTTACAAAATTAACCGCTATTGCCGCTCCTTTGGATCGTGCCAATGTGGATACTGACGCCATTATTCCCAAGCAGTTTCTCAAGTCCATTAAGCGTTCAGGCTTTGGACCGAACCTGTTTGATGAGTGGCGTTATTTGGATCAAGGGCAACCCGGTAAGTCCAATGAGGGGCGCCCCTTAAACAAAGCGTTTGTACTCAACCTGCCGCGCTATGCCGGGACTCGAATTTTGCTTGCTCGGGATAATTTTGGCTGTGGTTCCAGCCGTGAGCATGCCCCTTGGGCGTTGCAGGATTTTGGTTTTAGGGTTGTGATCGCCCCAAGCTTTGCAGACATTTTCTTCAACAACTGCTTTAAGAACGGTATTTTGCCCATTGTGCAAGATGCCGAGGTTGTCGAGAGTCTGTTCAAAGAGGTTGAGGCTGAGGAAGGTTATCAACTGACCGTTGATCTGGAAACTCAAACTATTTCAACACCTAAGGGTCGTGATATCTCTTTTGATGTTGACCCGTTCCGTAAGCACTGCCTGCTAAATGGGCTGGATGATATTGGTCTAACACTGCAGCATGTCTCTGATATTGAAGCTTACGAATCCAAGCGCAAAGCCGAGGCTCCTTGGTCTTTCCTCGGTTAA